The DNA region TCAATAGAAGAAGAGTATATCCTGACCTTGATGGTCCAAAGAGAACTCAGCGCTCATTCCGCCTGAAAAAAGATCCCAATCATCATTTGCCTGATTTGTGCTCTCCACTGCTTTTACTGCCAAGATTTAACATTATAAAATCTGTGCCACTAGACTCCATGCATCTTTTGTATTTGGGTGTTTGTATTTTTCCTATATCCTCCCAGAAAATCAGTACAAGCACTTTCTTCTTCTGGTGGTCTCATGCAGAATACTCTGCAACAAAAAATGTGCTGTTCTACTTGCAGACTACGCAAACATGCTTTTACGACAATTCGTACAATTCATGCCCACTCTGTATGGTATTGACTCTCAGATTATGAATTTTCATAATCTGATTCATATAGCAGAGGAtgtaaagaatttcaaaacgcCCCTACCGATGTTTCAGCTTTCTGGGCAGAAAGCTACTTGGGAAGGCTGAAAAAACTTGTTCGCACCCCCAAGAATCCCTTGGCACAAGTTATCAACAGACTGGCAGAAATAGATTCGCTGGAAACACGtcctcggtaaaaaaaaatcgtaaaaaaagttGTAGAAAAACGTGACCAGATTAAAGAAATACACGGAAGAAATTGGATAATGTGTTCCTTCTCAGTAATGATCAATGctcaattttataaatgatttaCACGCTCACAACGACGAATACTTTGCCACCGGTTATTTGACCAAAGAAACGAGAGATTTCTTTGTGGAGCCAGATTTATCCAGAAAGTTTGGATTATTCCAAATAATCGAGGTGCAGAAAGATACTTTGACGATACCACTCACGGAAATTGATaccaaatgtatttttttgaaagttcGCGGTAACAATTACGCGGTAACCTTACTGCACACGGGCGAATAGTAGCGCTGCCACCAGTGATAGCCAGTACCACGCACGTGCATGAACTGTTTTTGTATGTGTAATAAACCGGCAAACGCGAAGAGCCCGCGCAAATTTTGGGAGAGGCACGCGTGCAAGTCTGCGATAGTGAAAAGAGTGCgagagcaaaataaaaaagagtgcgaaaataaataataattaatcataaataaatacatctgcaaagtaataaatatatacgcgtgtagtgataaatattatacgccGGCGTGCTAAGCAATTTGAGGTTACGGTCGCGAAGAGTCCGCGCCAATTTTGGGACGCTCATCGTGCGACTTTGTGAGAgtgcgaggaaaaaaatacattttttaaataaaatcaataatatactagtaataaataaaaaaaagtcggtaaaATAATAAGGTTTACGTTACAAAGTCCTAAAAAgtcgtgaaaataaaatatttaatcatAATTATCACGCTCGCGTGCCAGGCAATTTGAGGTTAGTATATATTTATGCTTCAAGATctaataaagattttttcttaaatttttgtcctttctttaaattttcgtgtatttattttattttcaagatatGGCGGaagtatcaaaaaaatctcaattcGTGGTCGTTGAGTTCGAGGAAAAGTGCGACGGGGAAGAGCCCAGCTTCGACGTAGTTCCCAGGTCGTGGCTTATCGAAGAAGAGTCGATGATACAGTGTTTTTATCCGAAAAAGGgatcgataaataaaattcggaAGTGGGcatccgaaaaaaaatcaccagaGGACAACTGGGGGATATACCAAGTTACGAGAATCGTCTGCGAAGCGAgtaagtattttcattttatttaagagtatattttcatttttttcacaatccgCGTTCAAAGAGCTTATTAAAGATAAAAACCTTGGCGTGGGGATAGTTACACTTACGTTTCGCCAAGAGATACGCCCAATATCACAGGGCATAGTTAGTGAGAAGATGCTCCGCACCGAGACTCTTCGTGCTCAAAATATAAGATGCTTGTAATACAAGCGTGTCTCTTGATATGTGTCAAGCGTAACTATCTCGAAATCAAACATActgagaataaataataaagaaataataataatagaggaaaatataaaatcttaTAATTAAGAATCTTGACGCTATTTCTCTTGAAGCACCAATTGTTTATAATGTGCGTCCTTCcggatgttaatttttttgacagaGAATTGGGAACAGGGCTTACGGCGGCTCAATAAGACCCTAGAATCGTCGTCGATCAACACCGACGATACccaaattgaatttcaggatACTCAAGAGTTGGCCGGACTCACCAGCGAAGAAGAAATGTCTCAAACTCTGCGAACGCAGCAAGCTCTACCTTCCATAGGAGACGAAACtttaatgaataatttattacttgGTAAGTATTCTAGTGTTAAATATATTATGCTAATTCGTAATATGCAATTTTACACCATATTGCAGCAAATATTTatgagaaacatttttttagagGAGACAACAGGTAATATCACGATCGTGCCGGAGTCAAACAATAATACAGGTattaaacaatataaaaaaaattcaacaggtAATATCACGATCGTGCCGGAGTCAAACAATAATACAGGTattaaacaatataaaaaaaattctaatcaacaaaaaaagctACTTGAAGACCAAAAACTAATACAAACAATTATAAATCATGCTAACAAATTGGTATTGTCCACAGAAATACTGAAAGATTTCAACACTGCTTTGGAGGAAATGGAGGACCGCATCATCAAAGCAATAAAATCTCAGAAGAGATCTCTTCAATACgatatggataaaaaaatcgacgagTTGAAATTTATGCTGTCCGGTTGTGCCAATCTGGGGACGGTCGACAACGTCaataaggaaaataatgtGCGAGCTCAACTTGGAGTCACCATGCCCATCAAAACACTCGAAGAATTTCTAGCCTTTAATGACGTTCTGGCAGTTTCGGCAGAAAAACGAGAGTCTTTGGTATTTATTTGAAGATTTTCGTGTTGTACAGTCCCAGACAAAAATTGTGTTCGATAAGAATTTTcgtactttattttttttttaataaaaaaaataagtacgGAAATTTCCAttgaatacaatttttgtCTGGGACTTTTCGTTTTATACGTTACATACGTttcatatacatttttttctattcttttactactgttttttttttttagaaaaaaatgatccgaTTCGTTGTTGGCGGTAACAGCAATTTCCGAACAGCTTTGAATCGAGCTTTACTGGCCATTTTTGATAAGGAAGTGCAGCTTCACTACAGCGGATGCGGTAGGCGAACGAAAAATCAGCCTGGAAAACTTCCCTTCGTAAAAACTGTGGTTTTTATTTGCATCaaaggtaaaataaaagtaattgaacaaatttctCAATCTCACCATACATGAGAATGAAACACTAATAAAATAAGTATTCGAAGAATACTAGGAGTactccaaaataaaaaaaagaaagtcatAATAGTACATTGTAACACAAGGacgaaaaagtttttcgtACGTGTGTTATACGAAATTTTATGTTACGGGGTGCGGAATTATGGGGGTTTTACGTACGCGAAGCGGACGTAAAACGTCCATTTACGTA from Diprion similis isolate iyDipSimi1 chromosome 3, iyDipSimi1.1, whole genome shotgun sequence includes:
- the LOC124404703 gene encoding uncharacterized protein LOC124404703, which translates into the protein MAEVSKKSQFVVVEFEEKCDGEEPSFDVVPRSWLIEEESMIQCFYPKKGSINKIRKWASEKKSPEDNWGIYQVTRIVCEAKNWEQGLRRLNKTLESSSINTDDTQIEFQDTQELAGLTSEEEMSQTLRTQQALPSIGDETLMNNLLLGNITIVPESNNNTEILKDFNTALEEMEDRIIKAIKSQKRSLQYDMDKKIDELKFMLSGCANLGTVDNVNKENNVRAQLGVTMPIKTLEEFLAFNDVLAVSAEKRESLKKMIRFVVGGNSNFRTALNRALLAIFDKEVQLHYSGCGRRTKNQPGKLPFVKTVVFICIKDVFLSGFANDVPNIQALVSNISRWLAGAGDRDGGRALRLSTPNNGDVENPRRSWLQDLRNVNENNN